TCCTTCATTATAATCAAAACGTCCAGAATTCAAATTTAACATTCtctattgtaactatcaaacttataaaataaaataatataataaataaataaataaataaataaaccctcAATATAGGCCTAAGAATCTAGGTTTAAAGTACACAAGTACAATGCATAATATCGACGTAGAACAACAATACTAAAAAAAGTGAAGTAGATTTGACAAAGAGTCTGGTCCTCGAGCAAGTAGACCTATATTCTAACAATTCATATAGCCTATTTATGTCTTTGCATCAGTCACGTGATTTCCTTATCATGTAGTAGATAATAGATTTAAATTACATAGTTATAACTCTAATATATATGCATCCATTTTGGCAGAGGTTTCTGTGATTATTGCCATTGGACAAATTGATTCAGACATATAAATTACATTACTTCATTCTTCACTTATATGAAATtacaatctatatatatttatttacctCTATTACTTTTCTTGTTTGATTTCAGTACCTTCCACAGACATGGTTTGCTCCGACAGCTTCTCTGCCTTCTCTCTTTGCTTACCCCATAGAGTTGCGTACAAACCAAGAATTATCATCATAGCTCCAATAACGCTGGAGTAAAAGTAGAAATATGAGAATTGCTATTCCAAAtttgtaactttttatttttttctataaaatctcatttttcacTAATCTAGCTCAATAATCCACATACGTATACGTACCCTCCAAAATATAAAGCATCGCCTAAAAGGAATAGACCTGTAATGGCTACAATTACTGTGGCCAATGGTCTAAATGCTGTCATGAAAACTGGCCCTTTTTGTCTTATTGCCAATGTTTGAAGATATACTGTGATTCCAAATATCACAACTCCCTGCAAAGACTATAATTAGGCTTTCGTAAATATGAATAGGAAAATTTGGTGTTAAGTCAAAAGATTACACTATAAATTGGAGCTAGTAGGGTGATGTTCCATGATAACTTCCATGACGAAGCTTTATGATCCAAAATTGCGGTCATGATTGTGGAGAGTATTGTACCCGATAAGCATGTTAAAGATGTAAGTGTGATTGGCGCTGGATACATCTTAATTGTAATGGTCTGCAATAGTTATAGATCTCATCTTAATTACGATTATCTTTATAATTCAACTAacaatttatagtatttttaatagataaaaTCTAGgaaccaaatttaaaataattattaaaaaaatgtctaaTCAACTGGTGCTCATAggacatttgttaatgaactattttaagtaaattttgataccacttttgtgtgaaatataaaaaactaaaaaattagctttttttttttttttttccttccccaTAAAAagagattcaaaatattttctaaaatgagtttattatcaaaccaagacataaatcagtttttagtgtaagTGGGAATTGaacttcaaatattttattcaaccattagagaatTTACTAGTTAAGTACTTAAGCTAACTAAATCTCATAAGTTGTGTAAACTCAAACAAACAATATTAACTAATTATGGAGAGTCCGATTAAGGTATGCCTTAATCATATATTAGTAAATCCCAATTATGGAATACCAAATCCAGGTTTTGTATCCGACAATCCAATTTGCTCGTGCTATTGGTGATAATACAGAcgcataagtttttttttttgttgtttttgagaagTGCGCTACCCATCTAGATGGGTGGGAGACACGAATAAGTTTATTTACTGTTTGCCACTACCTGACAAGCAACTTTATTATCACgatttctacccaaaaaaaactttattatcaCGAGGACTTTTTTTCCTGTTACtagtttatatatgtatatagaaTCGAAGTCTTTGCTGGCatcacaatttttcacgttagtacaataaaaataaaaacattataatacCTTAAAatcctagcaaccttacccctctcccaagttaagaaatataaaatcaCAGTTTTTGCAAACTTTTTCTCTCCAAAcctaaatatcaaattcaacccctttaatttctttttatatttttgaggttTCTATAGAGTTGCAGTTTGTaacagcaatacaaaagacgatttcattggcaacggaaagtaattactttgtctcatatttttattttttgaattgattttgtatgatttttagatccttttggatcaattttttttttttttttttttttttttttttttttagggtccaattggggaaggttctttcaaaggaTTACGACGACTGCACTTGGTGTTTGTATAataatagtggggggtaagtgctataaattactaacccttttaagtgtataatctgtttctaaaattatctataatattttgtcttccgaaaattttatctctttaattttagtatattgtgtttcttaagctatagacagatttgctttgtttcttattttcaataataaatcattttattgcaataccggtaattgtttgagaaattcAATATGTTCATAtatctatagaatagagaatagtagaagccaattttattacaactacttaaattgagttgacttaattccgtacaattacaaagtatagcatgaaaaataatggaattaattgttgtaatttttattttctttccatgttttgattttccatgtttttattgttgatgagaaattaaggctcagttgcacaatatgtataaattcttcagaaggctactttaaatagtaagtcaatatgtctcttacatttgggtattagttagaattattttcaaatgattgtaccaataaaagtgaatgtatataaattttgtttaattatcccgtgcatcgcacgggttaacGACTAGTTTAGGTTAAAAGCTAACCGATCTAATCACAATATCACATAATGCACATATTTTATTCCCCCTACATTatcaattattttgaaatattatttttatgatgtgAATGTTATTTATTAAATCTATCAGCTTTAACAGTGAATACAATATATCCAGAGAATTAATTATTCTTATCGAAATTCAAAGACCAACTTGACACTCACCCGAAACTCTAATTAATTTCAGAGCAACTACAATATTTTGTTAGCTAAATAATAAGGATATTATATTTACCTCTTGTCACAGCCAACATATTTTATTGGATACTACCAACCGTAGATGAAAATAATGGCTGAAATTTAGCATTAATTCAACGCTGAAGCCAGAAGATCACCTGTAAGATGAAGAACGCTGACAATGAAATGTATGAAACGCCAAGCATGAGGGAACCTTTTATTGAATCTTTGTCTAAGAATACTTTTGACGAATTGGCAGATTGATGTGAGTGGTGATTATGTAGAGAAATCAAGGCGATACCCTTGTACAGGATCATCAGTGTTGCGCCAGCAAATGCTACAATAGTTCCCAATATCTTGGCTTGAGAACTACGCTTTGAAATCTGTAATTTCTCCATCCTgaataacaaaatttagttGCTCACGAATCAAGAGATTATTTTGGAATATTTGAAAGCATAAAGAAAAAGGCCTGATATATCAGTGAGAGGGCTATATTCTAGTAACAGGAAATTACCAACTCCTTTACCAAAAAATAGGATTAGGGTTCTTTTGTGTGATAATTATTGGCCTGGGATTGTGGCTTCAtaattttaaaggaaaaacttaGATATACACTAAATGGGGTACAGTACATTAGGGttacaaaataaattcaaacacaaagtTGAATtggatttaattatttttagaaaatataatattgtttatatttttattagtcaATGCAAcagtgtttgaatttaattctgcATAACTAAGTATTGCCTTAACCCtatttgttggatttttataatttgtataaAAGTGGGTTATGTCCCAACAAGTCAtgcactgattttttttttttctttttttcttgagaggaatttatatatatatatatatttattttataacaagcGATAATAGTTTGTAAGcttcatttttaatattgttatattatttttttcacatgtACTTGAATTAATTTGCTCATGCTAAGAGTTTTATAATTCTTAGTGTGTTCATGatatttagaattcaaattctctctctgaTTATAACTATCTaattatcatataaaaaaaattaaaaatctgcTTATTGTCTCTCTAAATGCGGCTTCTTTTGTTAAAAGGTTGGGCCTATTTCCATCACTGTCTCTAAGCTCCTGGAGGCTGGAGGTTATTAAAAGACTGAAAGCATGAGATGGATAAGGCCCAATACCAACATATCTCcaataagttaaaaataaataaataataaataataaataaaagaataaaatccGAAAGAACTACATCTCCATCAAGAATGAGAAATACAAATAAGGAGAAATTATGCTTTATCCATACCTGCACAAAACTGCCAAGATAACGGTAATTGATGGAATTAAGTTGGCCAAGGCAGATGCAAACGCTGGTGAAGTGTGTTCTAGTCCTGCGTAAAATAGTGTCCTCCCTAACACGGCtcttaatataaaattaaaatataaaaaaaaaggaattaaacacaaaattaattttaattaatggcCATGACTTTTAAATTTGGTTGGCAGTTTTCTCACCCCAGCAGACCCAAGAAGAAGACATTTCGTAAGATTGGTACACTAATTTTGCTGTCATTTTTCCTGCAagcaagaaaattttaattgtttattatcTAGAGAAGATACCCTCTCTCCATGCATAAGAAACACAAATACTCATATTGAAATTcgtttattttttctataattaaatttcatatgAGATTTACCCCATgattgaaataattaaaatcattattattcttattatttaatAGGGAGCAAGGAAATGATGGCTTCTTTTTCCCAGATGAATTGTGATTCCCCTCCCTCCTCGAGCCATCTGTATATTTTTCTCATCCTTCCGTTATCTCTCTTTCCTCTAATTGATGGTAGCTAGAGacattataaattttaccaCGTAAACCTATAGTGATATACtactaataatataataaagaatgTGTATTGCTTCTTCatcaacataataaataaatatttaaattacatttttttatcactAATTTATCAGTTtgtaaagtttatatatataataaaatttgtaaaaactcTACCATTGCTAAATATCATtaagacatttatttattatgtttttaaaatgattatcacattcattgtcattttttttttttttgagatagaaatCTACTCTagtttaatttaagtgtatatatgagTTAAATTTCCTTTTAGGGTCCGTTTAGTTGAAAGAgtagaaaagtggaaggatggaaaattagtgggaggatagaaaatatttggttttccctcatgtgtatttggttggagaggtgaaaaagtgggagggtggaaaacttttttgtttggttggagagaaaaaggggaggatggaaaatgtattttatataaattgactattatgtcCTTGTTATATAATAGTAGGAAAGTGAGAGGGGTAGGTGAGTGTAATAAAATGAGGGTATTTGTGTAAAATGTATTTCTCATCACTTTTCCCTCCTcattttcctcccaatttgggtGGATAAAAAAAGTAGGCTCCGGAGGGAAAACTTTCTCCCCTATTTTCTgtctcttctattttctttcctcaaTTAAACAGTGGAAAACAACATTTTCCACCATATTTTCCCCTCcctatttttcatcctccttGTTTTCATCCCAACCAAACGCACCTTAAACTTAAATCTCAGCTCCTTATCCCACaagaacttattattttttgaataaccATTATGCCAATAGTACCCAATgatattttcttattaatttctaaagctttttttagaaaaattgataataattataccattttccttcctcttcctcttaTCAACTCAGACCttagagagaaagaagaaacctatttaattgagagagagagagagagagagagaattctaTTATTAGCTGGTGGAAGAAGGACTAATAAGACAAGAGAATaataacaaacacaaaaatcctCCCATTATTGAGTCCTCTACAACTCATGATGCTATGTATTTCTCTTCGTTTCAATAAAGTTACCGTatttcttatattaaaaaaaaaaaaaaaaacataattataataTCATAGATTAATTACGTAgatatgtgtttgaatttagaGAGTGAAATTGTTGTGCAGGTGCGAATCCTCCTAGATTACgtaatttttttcttgacttttttttaataatgcaaATGCTTTTCGGGCATAAATAATACAGATGTAACTAAATTACTAATGCTTCTTGGAATCAAACAAATGGTATTCATATCTACCTTCATTGAActtcattaattattatttttttattttaagagttgTATGGCTTAAACAACAtttgaaaagttttaaaaagcAATGAGATGGAAGAATCAAGAAAAATTGAGccatcataataaaaaataaaaaaccatataAAGGCAACATATAAATAAAGTCGAATCGTGGGTCCATCAAGAATCAGAGAAAATACAGATAATGAAAAAGGAAGCAATAAGAAGGGTTTGGGGTTCAGCATAAAAGAAAAGTTTGGGATGGGGCAATGACATTTTAGAAGATGCCATCATGCACTATTGACTTGGGTTTAAAATTGCTTTAACAAAAGTAGAAGATAAGCAGAATCTTGGAAATTTCAAGCAGGACCACAGGTATATAAAACCCAATTAATCATGGTCCCCTCTCTTCGCAAGATATCTAATTATCATACAATGAGTTTTAAAAAACACATATGTACGTTCTATTTATGACTTTAATCCTAATtagcaaataaaaaacaactaagTCCACCGTAGGTATTGAAAAGAAATGAGAATTTTTTAACGGCGACGTGACATCATCGTTATTCAAGATAACTATTGTTTTTTTCCCCAACTATTGTTTTGTAAATTTAGTTATCGATATGTTTTATGACATTAGTTATACATATGACAGACAATATATGACAAAGtatattatttgttaaatattcttttccgtaattttaaaattgttatctacaaactttttttttttttttttttgtagaatcaaattttatctattaccatatatatatatatatatatatatatatatagtggaaGAAGCCTAATCTACAAATTCCTCCAGATAAGACTCttattccataaaaataaaataaataattgcttTAGAGAACCGTTACATGAAAAGAAAAACGCTTAAGCAGACCGTAACTGTAATacgcagaaaaaaaaaaaaaaaaaaaaaaaaaaaaaaaaaaaaaaagggtgagagAGACTTAAAAAGTGGGGTAtttaattaaactttttttttttttggtggagtcAATTTCGTAATAATATTACTAAAGGGAATTCTTAGATaataaggttgaaaccctaCTTATTTATAAGTTGATAAGTTAATTAAGTAAACTTATAATAACAGATATTTTCAAAGAGGggaatattcaaaatatttaagTAGAGAAAGACTGAAGAAACACTTGAGGTAAAAACCTAACAAATCCCATCATTCATCAAATCTAAGCATT
This genomic stretch from Quercus robur chromosome 4, dhQueRobu3.1, whole genome shotgun sequence harbors:
- the LOC126721663 gene encoding WAT1-related protein At5g07050-like gives rise to the protein LACRKNDSKISVPILRNVFFLGLLGAVLGRTLFYAGLEHTSPAFASALANLIPSITVILAVLCRMEKLQISKRSSQAKILGTIVAFAGATLMILYKGIALISLHNHHSHQSANSSKVFLDKDSIKGSLMLGVSYISLSAFFILQTITIKMYPAPITLTSLTCLSGTILSTIMTAILDHKASSWKLSWNITLLAPIYSGVVIFGITVYLQTLAIRQKGPVFMTAFRPLATVIVAITGLFLLGDALYFGGVIGAMMIILGLYATLWGKQREKAEKLSEQTMSVEGTEIKQEK